TATTCCAGTCTAAAATCCCCTATGGACATATCTTCATCAATTCCTGGCAACCAGTCCTATAAAATCGAACCATACACATGGGTGAATTTTacgttaatttttatttcagtgATAACTGATTTATATCTTTGTAATTTAATCACTATGAGGAATACGGAAGGACATTTTACATTGGTTATTATTTCACCCTTAAATAGGTTATTATTGCGCTCATTAATTGATTATTATTACGCTACCTAAATTGGTTATTATTATGCTCCATAATTGGTTATATAATGTAATGCATGATTCCAGCAATACTGATAATAATGGTTTATTTTGCATGGCTGTTCATCATAAACAACATTCTTACTACCAAATAAACAACTTTCATTTCAATTGTGAGACATCTTAGCTATCCATTATTGTATACATCTACATTTATATCCACTTACAATGGGGTCCGGCTCAATGATGACAAGTGTGTGACAGTGGTGGTCCATTATCATCGTCAACAGATCCACCACAGTGTCCTCCAGGGGAGTCTGAGTGACGATGTACCCAGTCTTGGATGTATAGGACTagttacaaaatataaaaaaaataaaacatatttgaagTATCTATCATTTTCTAGAAATAACATACCTTGTTCAAATAAGTAATATTAAAGAGTAAAATGAGGTCATGATATACCTTAACCTAAACTTCAACTCTTAACTTAAATTATCTTCAGTCTTTATTTTGCTTTACCTAGGTCGagtaaattaaataattacaaacaaatttcgatatttcaacatgcagatacatgtatatataaattctaAGTATCCAATATTGTTATTTAGTCATACAATTTCCGCTGTGCGATAGGAtatgtattctatataaatattataataatacgTCATATTGAATAAGAACATAACGCACGCATCTTttataaaagcatgcaaagatGAACGAGTATACTTACAGGTACGGACACCGCATTGAAGTAGTCTGTTCTACCATTCGCATGCGATAGCAAGTATACTCTGTATTCATcgactaaaatatttaaatcaagAAATTCAATGTGTTTTCTTAAGATTACAAGCCCACTACCATTCCGAAAcgacttttgatttttaaattgaGAATGTAAACAACAGCACAGCCACAACAGGAAAATTattcttcactgttaacatagatttaGCAGGGAATCTCGCATTTGTTTAGTATTTAAATCTAATCTGATGCTGTCGATATTAATGTTCTTATGGTATTATTgcttttatgaaaatattaatttgtgtcTTAGAAAAACCATTAAAAGCTGCATAATTCGTTTAAGAGGCTCATATGCCTTCACGGTTATCTGaatattggcacaatacaacatctcAAAGAATATAGAAGGgacaaacaattaaggcaatacaaaagaactcttttataagaagaagttcaggttctaatatatttgatgaattagactatgaatgaaggtcccttgatccccaaCATCCTACGAATTCAATATCCAGTctttaggcctcttagttattcacaagaagttgtgtaaagattttagctttttcgacccctgtgaacttgaatgaaggtctaGGTCAAtgttttgaacaaacttggtagcccttcatctcagcatgctacaggttaTGTATCAGTACAGTGGGCCTTTCAATGCAAAAAAATCACagggcgcacggcggacggcacACGACGATGAACGATGCATGATGACGATTCAGATGACTTAATAACAACTAACATGTCCATTAAATACCATATTTTATCTGGATTTAATATGCCTACCTGCCAGAACTGTCATCACCCTATTTTTCCTTTTGTTGGAGATCAAAAGGGCGACTTTGTAATTTTCCTCGTCGTAAGATGGCTTGGAAGATTGTGTCAGCTACAGGgaatatgtatgaaaaataattcagTGGTGTTTTAGTAAATTTATatggtaaaatattttttgcaataatCTGTTCCTATGAAACAAGTTTGTCTTCCGTCATTCAAAAATCACTTGACTTTTGCATTTTGCATACTACGACATTTTCTATTATATTCAACAGGTGCACATGCATGATATGATGGGTAAAAGACCTTAACAAAATGTTCTACATTGTATGTGGGGTTGCCGTGGTGCTCATTATATTTGGAGACCGATTTATACCAATAATGCATCATTATATATTTGCTAATGGCCAGATTCCTATCCATTTAGACAGTCAGcagatttatatttacaaaactgaAATAATGTAATATGTTTACAAACCGATAGTTACCTGATACTCCTTCCTAAGCTTTGTTTGGTTAGCGGCGCCACCGTTCATCAGAACTTTCAGCTCCGTGTGGAACTTCATTCTGGGAATCAGAGTATCTGGCATTTCGAAGGCTTCAACAAGTAGCTGGTGTACAGCTATGTACTGTTCCTGGATGAGAATCTTGGAAGTCACTCAATGTCTTACATATACAatgacaatacttacaatgGCATAATTGTGTCGAAATAGGTGATTAAGATGCGAAccttatataattttataatgtgCTGTAATACAACCTTATTTTGTGTGCGATTAATGAAATGTCAAGAAGGACACAATATCgcaaaaaatgaattttaggcATTGCAAAAACAATTGATTTACAATAACAGGTATGTtacaatgttttaatttcaaattcatttattcaaaatttgattttgcTACCAATGGGTAGTATGTATTATTTATGCTTTTTGTGACTTACAACTGTTTGAACCATGTTGACTCTATCCTTCCGCATCGTTTTGATATATTCCAAGACGTCAATACGTTCTGTCTCTTTCCCGTATATCAAGAGAGCGTCCAGGGCCAGGAATGTTCCCGTTCTACCTATACCAGCACTGTCATTGAACGcagttttcaatatttattcatCGCTGTACATTATCAAATACCTGAACAATTATTAAAACACATTATGACCGATAGGAGAGCAttggtatatatatctgttCTTTTTTATCACTCAGTACATAGGAATATGGGTCGCTGGTTTGTCTGATGATAGCGCAATATGACAGGTTGTAGATTGTCATTTGGTGTCTTTGAttagtttttgtttcttttcccTCTAAGTTTAAGGTATAGTTCTTTCATAATCATGCATTTAGACATTGCATTACACAACATAAACCGACCAAGACACTGATTactaattatgataaaaaataaacaatttgagAATGGTTGCATTTATACCTGCAGTGGACAACCATTTTCCCTTTCAATGTGGCCTCGTAGTTCTTGACGCGGCGGTGGAAAAGGACGAGTTCAGTTGGGTCGGGAGTTCCATGGTCTGGCCACGAAGTGTAGTGGAACTGGTGTATTTGTCGAACTGCCTTTGTCTTTCGAAACAGGAACGCACACATTTATATTCCAGATGTGCCATATGATTTCCAATATTAAAACAACTCAGTTCCACATTGTTATTAAATGACCCTATTCAAACTACAGTCTGTGTATGTCTCAATATGTATTGAACATAATCTAGTAATAGAAGTTCTGAATCATTTGAGaagaaatattgaaacaaaTGTTACGTCAACATGATTCGATGGATCTCACCAATCTCAGCTGATAAACAATTTTGGCAAATCCAACATGTTTCTAAAGGATAGAAGTAATGACGGTCTTTCTTAGTGTATATTTGTTTCTATATTGATAGATTGATAGTTATTTCAGTTTAATACCTTCTTCTCTGTAACCTTCAGGTCCCTGATGACATAGAAGGCGTACGACCGTTCCCTGTCCAGTATGATGTTGTAGTGTGTCGTGACCAATGGTTGACCTTCATCTGGCCAGTACTTGTCACACTTTGGctagaaaataacaaaactcaACTGAAATTGTTTGCGTTCAATACATGGAAACAATATCAATGTTGTAAACTACAATACCATGTAAGATATGAAAAGTAGTTTTTAGAAATGGTTGGGGATTGGGGGTTGGGATGGGtggaattattattttttttccttctttttaaatacaaaatgacaAGTAATACAAACCGTCATAAACATGGTATTTTCCCGCGCTTTAATTCCATACACTTTAAtaattcttttgtttatttttcatatttatgatTACCTGCAATATACAATAACTAGGAAAAATGAGCTCTAATGTGTAATGATCGCAATCTAAATAAAATAggattgtaaaataaacagttGTACGTACACGTCCTCCCTCGACTAAATTTGTTAACATGACGATTTTCCCCGTGTTGAGCTGCCACATCATCCTCCAGAAATCGTTAACAGTGCCAGGTCGCGGTccttatcaataaaataataatgtgttatttcaaaatacaatttttcggcaaattatttttttatcaaacacatGCTTATAAAgcaattatatttaaatatcacctgTTTTCTAACATATAGCATTTAAACAGTAAGAGTGAATCAGTTCCACATCAAAATGTGTTCAACATGTGAACAAAGAATACGAAACAATGTGGCGATTGATCCTGAGAAATTATAATGATGAGAGATGCAAAAAATATGTGCCGGTAAATACTATTAGTTTTCATACACCCGAGcatttatatgtttttatgaaaatgttttgttttttcttaaaatttttctcaatatttcgctGCAATCATATTTACCTTGTGTTGCAACGTACTCTTTATGTTTTGTAACACTCTGTAAAATGAGAAGAGAAATAGATTGACATAAACTTGATTAATATGATAAAGCAAAGGATATTatcttataattaattaaattcatttatatttgttttcatactaaatcctaCTTTCTGACTGACAGattctttttttcatatactatgaagaaacaAATTGAGAATgacgcgaaaacccgacgttcaGATGACTTCACAATAAAGTCGTTGACGTttcgtattgatttagaaaaaaacagTCCTTTGGAAATTCAGCGGAAttgtacgtttaaacgtattttatgtaaTCAAATAGTATGAGGAATAATAATAAGCATTGATGAAACTAAATTTTAACTATGAAATGAATTTTGCTTGCAAACTTTCTACGCGAATTCAcacaatttgcaaacaaaatttcttttgtaCCCTAATGGAGTTAGAAATAGTGACATAAATGCTTAAATACATCTTACTTACGTCTATGTAGTTAGCGTTTATATAGTCCGAGTGAGAATCGTTTCCAACAGCCTTCAGAACAACACGGGAATGATCATCTGAAATAGAATTCGGAACCAATtaacaaaaccaaaaacattATTGATAACTGTAGACAATTCTACTTACGAATTTTAGTTTGTTTAAATTCGTTTTATCTAGCATAGTTTTATAGAGAAATAGGCGAAATGATCGAAAAGGCgtatttttatttcagttattttgtAGGTGTAGTTACATTATCTTTAATCGGAGTACAAATATTATAAACCGttataatgttattttgtacatataaacgtttttgaaacatttattcatattagacaatataaattatacatatatatatatataatatgttgaaaattcctattaaaacaaatataatatcaaaaagGTAATTCTATATGGAGAAATGGTACTATACTTTAGACACATCTCAGAGGTGTTTATTTTTAATCAGTTAGTACAGAATTGAAAACAGTATGATCATCTGTCAATTTTGCAACTGACAAATGACACGATCGATCGAAGTACAAGGTTGGTTAAAAGCAATTATCCGTTTTGTCAATTTACATGTTTAGTGTTCTGTATAGCACCTTGTCGGCAGTTCAAATGCCACGGAAACAAGACGTAATGAAAAGTATATTAGCCCCAAcatcattaaaataatttgaactGAACACACTAAAACATGATAACAATGCGGTAAAACGGTTTATATAACAATCGTAGAGTTTAAGAAGGTTTATCACCCTACTAAAGACGTACTTACAGGGAAACGTGGTCTTAAATCTATTCTTTGCCTTGTTCTGTTCCATCTTCCCAATGTCATGTTTATGTAAAGCTCCAGACGGTAACGACTGCATCAAGAAAGAGATAAGTATAATGGGCTGTACAACACTTTACTTATACATAACGCGCTCAATATGTTCATCTCAGTGCATGGAATATACACTACTAAAATGTTCAAAAAATCGCTTATGTTTAAATATATCTCTTTTACACTTTGTAAAGAGTTGATAAATCATGCATTCCTTTTTTTCATTGCGTAAGCAAATATACCTTGTATTCATCCTCAAAAGCCTTGGCCTTATTTTGCAGTTTCTTTTCGACCATTGATTTGAGCCCGGAGACGAAACTTCCCACAGAACCGTGGTTATAGTAGTCAGTATCGCTAGGTGTGGACTTTCTGGGGACCTGCTCGATGTTTAGATATACATTGGAGGAGTTCGTAGGATTTTCTTCTGGATCTGTAGTATGTATCACACAATTgtataaaataacataaattatatattggTAAGTATCAATCATTTCATGTTAATAAACTGATGTGACAAAAAGCCGAAAAAAGGTATACCAAGATAATATTGTGCTCCGAAAGCTGTGTTGTTGGATAGCTTTTGgatatgtaattgtaattgtaagtATTATACTCAAAATTACGAGATTGTTAGCATATATTGGTAATAAAAAAGTGTTCCGTAAATCATGTTATTAGGAAttctttgcaatattttttaatgttttctttagCCAAACAGAGTAAGTTTAATGTCTGAGCTCTTCTGGCAAACCACTGATATTCTGCAGGTTGATAACTTAGATATTTGTTAATGCATTGTTCCAGCGTTGTTTAATGCATGATCTATGGAATCATGCCAGCAGGGAACAACTAAATTTGTTCTAAGGGCATTGTTAAATCTTGCTCTGGGATTGAGAGCATAATTGTTTTAGTGATCATTATATACCTCTGAAAGTAAAATACACAGAATCGTCGTAGCAATTTTGGTTTATTAtcgttatttaaaaaaatgaatagaaaatatgttaaagatgatccaccgccgacagagcataaatgatactcattatttgaactataattggtgttttatcgtgtatatatatatgtcttattaacatttaatcaatattaaaataattttatttgcctttggtgcatgcgcaatcagtacttcattccatataggatatagtgccacggaattttttcgggatgcaattaattattttttcatatttttaacttgaagcaaaattagaagctcaaactttttactgttggtaatggtgtaaagtaagtaactttgtaactgaagaaaaattcttaatcgtctgctcctgtttttgatagtgaaagaataccatttgtcggcggtggagcatctttaataaaatatgaatcACCTCGGCTATTTCTTCCTTTTTGAGCTCCCTGGTATCCCTGGTCTTCTGTATCGTGTGGCTCACTGTATATGTTGTGCTGGTTAACATCACTGTATGGTTTCTGTTTACCACCGTTTGCCTGTCGTCTGAGGAATGGCAAGGACattaaaacattgtaaataaGTGTAGTGACTAATATCGAAATTAACCACTAACATCAGATTAGTTATGCAGCGCTAAACATTAAAGTAATGGCTAATATCAACACACATATTTTGTTATGAATTCGGATTACACATTTGCATAATCTATACATGAACTAATTTTGTTTTTAGTATAACGTCCTgttcagcggtcagtaccttgcaactgtAGAGGTagatatgtcgggacatcttaaccactcgaccatTGGATAATTCTCATTTTGAGATACTATGCTTTGATTGCTTTAATAATATGTTTCGTTATGCTTATGATTTGGCAATGTTTATGTTTAAATTGGatacatatattacattaaAGTAGCCACTACAAATACTTTGATAAGGAGACGATGCTCACTgaaatattatagatatataaagtaTGCAATAATTATAATTCTTATATATTTTCGTTACAGGAAAGAGGATGCACACATTTTATTACCTTCTAATAAAGATGATTACAACAATggcaacaacagcaacaaccAGAACTGCAACGACGGCCCCAACTATTGGACCAGCATCTACTGAGGGGGTGTCGGCGTCTTCGActtgtttatataataaaatagcTTATACTACAACTTGAACATAGGTATTGAACTCGAATGATTGGATAGGAATTCACCAGGTTTATCTTTATGATTATGACTAATGGTTTGATTTTTGGCACATCATTTTTGATGAACCTACATAAAACTTACAGCATTCAATAgtctttaatatttttcggAGAGGTTGGCTTcataatatacagtaaaaatGACAATAGAAACACATACGTTTACTTTTCCTACATAATTTCCCTTCGTAACCAGCGTCACATGGCGATACACAGGAGCCAGAATCGATGTCACATGTACTACAATGCCCACAGGTCTTGTTACATCTCTGTCCGTACAATCTATTGTTGCACTCTGTCAAAAATAAAAGTGTTGATGAACTTCATCCGATAAGTTTTCCattaattatgtacatataaaagAAGAGGAGACCAGGACCCCCAGAGTACTAGCTTGACACTCTAAAGATAAGTCAACCTACTCAACTATAATCGGCCCAGTTCAATTCCGCTACAATTCTCCATATCGTTTCAAGGTTTAAGCACCCGAAGGAATATGTAACCCTTATACCACTACCAGGGTACTTATTTTAGCAACAATTCTGTAACATCGAAGAAGAAAGCGTAAAGGTCAAAAGGGCTCTCGAATACTAGCCGGATGGCCTAGCcattgagctacctggtcagtGATAATTGGCCCGGCGCAATTCTGCTAAAATGACATACCTGTTGATGatttttataaatcatacttaacctatttttgcattttaattACCTTTGCATTCTCCAGAGTTCCGATCACATTCGGCACAGTTGTTGATGCATGGCATCGTACAGTTTGGACTATATAATCCTCTGGCACATTCTAGAATGAATCAATTTCGCATCAAGTAAAACATATAAGACAATACTTATTTGCATAACGAGttctgaaatttaaaaaaaaatcagtcgaaattacattttcataaagaataTATTATAGCATGTCCCAAAAACGTTGCGAAAGCTAGACCCGagctttgaaaaaaatatatcgtaaaacactttttagcaaaatattaaatgaaCCATATGATTGTATGATGATTTGTATGACACATTCAATTtgttatcaaaacatttatcatttatccAATTAGCAAGATGTCaggtaaatattttgtaatcatCGTGGCTTTATGGTTTAGTCGCTTGATGAtgttaaagtttatattatgAGGTAATTATTCTGATTTAAAAAGTCTTATATTCATGCTCAAGTATTGCCAAAACTATGCAAATCAACTTCGATGGCTCAGGCGTGATTTGGGGTCTTAGAAACGGAGGAAAGTTACGTGATCaagcagaaaaaagaaatatcataATGAGAATGTTCGCTCTACTCGGTCAATGGGAATTCTAATTAACTGTgataatatttggaaatttaTTCTACCGGAAAACAGATAAAAACATTGCGCTTACCATTGCAGTTTCCGTTTTCCTTCATACAAAGTCTGTCTTTACAATTGGCGGAGCAGTTCTGCTCACATTTCGCGCCGTACGTCTGAGGAAcacaatctttaaaaaatgtataacccTATTGCATTAAGCGAGTATGTGTTCTGATAGCTTTGATTTATcaattgtatgtattatacaatatgtgtatgCATATTTAAAGATATCTGATAAAATCATGAGTGGAAATAAATAGTTTCAAAAGCAGAGTGCATATTTGCTAATTAAAAgtcataattttcatattatagATCATTCGTACAGCTTTTGTTGTGCTTAGCCACAGAGCATGTCCTTACAGTTCCAAGAACAAATCTGTTGACATGCATTAAGTCACATGATTTGAAAAGGACATTTTAGAGTGTGATTTTAAAATGCATCGATTGCCTTTATGGTCTTAGACtttgtattataattatcttttatcATGAGTACCATGGTACAGTATTATGAAAGAAATCATTCACTCTGGCAACGGTACATCATTTAATTGCAGCAATGAAGCTAGTTGCAACAGAATAGGAAAAACATGAACAAATTCTAAATTAATATAGTGTTATTGTACGAATTGTTAAGGCGGAAATAATGTTGACTCTTTACTTTCAGATACGAAAAATAGCAATGAAGCTAGTTGCAActgaatatgaaaaaatgaacaaattctAAGAATGTGATATCAAATACTCGCCATCGATTTTACATGTTTAgagtatattttatatcataaattGAGGAATTTAACTACACAATATCATGATGATAAAAAGTCACTCACCCTGGCAGTTTCCCGTGGCTTTATCACATGTATCAATACAATGTATCGGACAGTTTAGTTCACATTGGATTCCATATTTTCCAGCGATACACAGGCAAAAGTGCCACGCATGTAAATCATGCGTGGCAATTTTCATGTGATATTTATTGAAGCGTTACTCCAAAAAAAGTACCCACAATGGCGAAAACATTCACTTTTGACCTGTACAAAAAACGCGAACTTGTTGTCTAGTGATACTATGCTTTTCTGCATGTTATTTGAATCCGGCcctataaaataaattataggTGCGTCATATTTgcgaaaaaatatttaaaaaaaaaacaacaacggTTACATTCTTTCGAAAATTAGGAatcacaaaacatattttgagaAAGATTTTAATGAACCAAGACGGGAAATTGataacacattgattttttttttttttttttactttcacaaaaatttaaacagcaacattattaaaattatttttttaataactgacatataaatgcattctgatatatatataatggattCAATGTAATAACATAACTGGTATCCCGAGCTAGAATATATAAggattttaaatttaattagcCATTGTTAATCAACTGATAGACATGTTTAGTATTACCTTTCGATTACAATTGCTAATATGcattaaaaaattataatgaaattCCTAGTCAATTCCtagatataattataaatattttgtggTCAATGATATGGCTTCACAAAGCCTGTTAGGATGGAATCACAGGAATTGCACAAGGACTGTGACGTTTCTGACGTCACTAATTACATTCTAACAACTGGTATCAagtgtttttatcaaaaaataattctgattTTAGTTCAGCCAATATAGTTAggttctttttctttttttaataataattcttAAAGATTAA
This portion of the Argopecten irradians isolate NY chromosome 6, Ai_NY, whole genome shotgun sequence genome encodes:
- the LOC138324664 gene encoding receptor-type tyrosine-protein phosphatase epsilon-like, whose product is MKENGNCNECARGLYSPNCTMPCINNCAECDRNSGECKECNNRLYGQRCNKTCGHCSTCDIDSGSCVSPCDAGYEGKLCRKSKLEDADTPSVDAGPIVGAVVAVLVVAVVAIVVIIFIRRRQANGGKQKPYSDVNQHNIYSEPHDTEDQGYQGAQKGRNSRDPEENPTNSSNVYLNIEQVPRKSTPSDTDYYNHGSVGSFVSGLKSMVEKKLQNKAKAFEDEYKSLPSGALHKHDIGKMEQNKAKNRFKTTFPYDHSRVVLKAVGNDSHSDYINANYIDSVTKHKEYVATQGPRPGTVNDFWRMMWQLNTGKIVMLTNLVEGGRPKCDKYWPDEGQPLVTTHYNIILDRERSYAFYVIRDLKVTEKKTKAVRQIHQFHYTSWPDHGTPDPTELVLFHRRVKNYEATLKGKMVVHCSAGIGRTGTFLALDALLIYGKETERIDVLEYIKTMRKDRVNMVQTVEQYIAVHQLLVEAFEMPDTLIPRMKFHTELKVLMNGGAANQTKLRKEYQLTQSSKPSYDEENYKVALLISNKRKNRVMTVLAVDEYRVYLLSHANGRTDYFNAVSVPSYTSKTGYIVTQTPLEDTVVDLLTMIMDHHCHTLVIIEPDPIDWLPGIDEDMSIGDFRLEYKGESSTIADVDVYDIAIENVDKSFNTTVRVYHMTGWDRDSSVLKNSSVLLQLMELVDSRRKSDDTKTTVVMCRDGYSQSGLFCCISNARDQMKCDEEVDIYQISRQLLVRRPEFITNFDQYQYCYNTIKDYLDTTDIYVN